In a genomic window of Erigeron canadensis isolate Cc75 chromosome 5, C_canadensis_v1, whole genome shotgun sequence:
- the LOC122600976 gene encoding serine/threonine-protein kinase-like protein At5g23170, with the protein MKTMKEFTCEELEEATHNYSKSHLIGKGSHGCIYKATLKNGQIVAIKTPSLGLCKLQDTSKIENEFRILSSICPNQFLVNLLGTSHNSVGHRVLVIEHMPGGMLHEKLHLALPDSSPPSWRKRVKLAIQIARAVQFLHESKPLIIHRDIKPENILLDLKSKARLADFGLAVCMGSYDSLSERVDMLGLPAGTIGYLDPNYTTPCKLSTKNDVFSFGVVLLEIISGTKAIDVSREPASIVEWSLGLTEENKIMDICDKRVKMSRHMEGVIQSLLVLAIQCVSSDEELRPSMTEVVTKMERSRFPIWVDMVQNLVQLKSRKKQSSKTFNTTTSTETESGATTVVGTTSSGHIGVTKRKFLLREILAVDIS; encoded by the coding sequence ATGAAAACTATGAAAGAATTTACAtgtgaagaacttgaagaagcAACTCATAACTATTCAAAGTCACATCTCATAGGCAAAGGAAGTCATGGATGCATTTATAAAGCCACTCTTAAAAATGGCCAAATTGTTGCTATCAAGACACCATCTCTTGGCCTTTGCAAGCTGCAAGACACTTCCAAGATTGAAAATGAATTTCGTATCTTGTCGTCTATCTGTCCAAACCAGTTCCTAGTTAATCTGCTTGGAACGAGTCATAACTCGGTTGGTCATAGAGTTCTTGTGATCGAGCACATGCCTGGTGGCATGCTTCACGAAAAACTTCATCTGGCCTTGCCTGACTCGTCTCCACCATCATGGCGTAAACGTGTAAAATTGGCAATCCAAATAGCTCGTGCGGTGCAGTTTCTCCATGAGTCAAAGCCCTTGATCATCCACCGCGATATAAAACCAGAAAACATTTTGTTAGACTTAAAGTCAAAGGCCCGGTTGGCTGATTTTGGGCTAGCAGTGTGTATGGGAAGTTATGACTCACTGAGTGAGAGAGTTGACATGTTAGGATTACCTGCAGGTACTATTGGGTATTTAGACCCTAATTACACTACCCCTTGTAAGCTAAGCACCAAAAACGACGTTTTTAGTTTTGGTGTGGTATTGCTAGAGATCATTAGTGGCACAAAAGCAATTGATGTTTCAAGGGAACCCGCTTCAATAGTGGAATGGTCACTAGGATTGACCGAAGAGAACAAAATAATGGATATATGTGACAAAAGGGTCAAGATGTCACGGCATATGGAGGGCGTCATACAAAGTTTGCTGGTTTTAGCTATACAATGTGTGTCATCGGATGAAGAATTGCGTCCATCAATGACAGAAGTTGTTACCAAGATGGAAAGATCTAGATTTCCGATATGGGTAGATATGGTACAAAATCTAGTTCAGTTAAAAAGCAGAAAAAAACAAAGTTCTAAGACGTTCAACACCACGACTAGCACTGAAACTGAAAGCGGCGCTACCACTGTGGTTGGAACCACCTCAAGTGGTCATATTGGTGTTACAAAAAGGAAATTCTTACTGAGAGAAATATTAGCAGTTGATATTTCCTAA
- the LOC122599048 gene encoding probable magnesium transporter NIPA4 isoform X3, protein MTTMVVGEIANFAAYAFAPAILVTPLGALSIIISAVLAYIILREKLHIFGVLGCALCVVGSTTIVLHAPQERQIESVAEVWDLATEPVYGQTHIMCYIGVCSLIGSLSVMSVKAVGIALKLTLSGMNQLVYPQTWVFTFIFLHCVITQMNYLNKALDTFNTAVVSPIYYTMFTTLTILASVIMFKDWSGQTPAQIVTELCGFVTILSGTFLLHKTKDMVDGPPTLSGRLPKHRTEEDDQEGIPLRRQDLTV, encoded by the exons ATGACAACTA TGGTTGTTGGAGAAATAGCAAATTTTGCAGCTTATGCTTTTGCACCGGCTATCCTGGTCACTCCTCTTGGGGCCCTCAGCATTATAATTAGTGCTGTACTTGCATATATAATATTGCGAGAGAAGCTACATATTTTTGGAGTTCTCGGTTGTGCTCTATGTGTCGTCGGTTCCACTACAATTGTTCTGCATGCTCCTCAGGAACGTCAGATTGAATCAGTGGCAGAAGTATGGGACCTTGCTACCGAGCCAG TATATGGCCAGACACACATAATGTGCTATATTGGAGTGTGTTCGCTTATAGGCTCTTTATCG GTCATGAGTGTGAAAGCTGTTGGCATTGCTTTGAAACTTACTTTATCAGGAATGAATCAGCTAGTGTACCCCCAAACCTGGGTTTTTACGTTCATTTTTCTCCATTGTGTCATTACTCAGATGAACTATCTGAACAAG GCGCTAGACACATTTAACACTGCTGTTGTCTCACCCATATACTACACTATGTTCACAACTCTTACTATATTGGCAAGTGTGATCATGTTcaag GATTGGTCCGGACAGACTCCTGCGCAGATTGTCACAGAATTGTGTGGGTTTGTGACAATACTCTCCGGAACCTTTCTTCTCCACAAAACGAAAGACATGGTCGACG GTCCACCGACTCTGTCAGGGCGACTACCGAAGCACAGAACAGAAGAGGATGATCAGGAGGGCATCCCTTTGAGACGACAAGATCTGACAGTATGA
- the LOC122599048 gene encoding probable magnesium transporter NIPA4 isoform X1, which produces MGELTEGWIDAYRGMSSDNIKGLILALSSSLFIGASFIVKKKGLIKAGASSGATRAGAGGYSYLLEPLWWVGMTTMVVGEIANFAAYAFAPAILVTPLGALSIIISAVLAYIILREKLHIFGVLGCALCVVGSTTIVLHAPQERQIESVAEVWDLATEPVYGQTHIMCYIGVCSLIGSLSVMSVKAVGIALKLTLSGMNQLVYPQTWVFTFIFLHCVITQMNYLNKALDTFNTAVVSPIYYTMFTTLTILASVIMFKDWSGQTPAQIVTELCGFVTILSGTFLLHKTKDMVDGPPTLSGRLPKHRTEEDDQEGIPLRRQDLTV; this is translated from the exons ATGGGGGAATTGACAGAAGGATGGATAGATGCCTACAGAGGGATGTCAAGTGATAATATAAAGGGATTAATATTAGCATTGTCTTCTAGTTTGTTTATTGGCGCTAGTTTCATTGTTAAGAAAAAAGGACTTATTAAAGCTGGTGCTTCTTCTGGTGCTACAAGAGCAG GAGCTGGAGGCTACTCGTACTTATTGGAGCCTTTATGGTGGGTAGGCATGACAACTA TGGTTGTTGGAGAAATAGCAAATTTTGCAGCTTATGCTTTTGCACCGGCTATCCTGGTCACTCCTCTTGGGGCCCTCAGCATTATAATTAGTGCTGTACTTGCATATATAATATTGCGAGAGAAGCTACATATTTTTGGAGTTCTCGGTTGTGCTCTATGTGTCGTCGGTTCCACTACAATTGTTCTGCATGCTCCTCAGGAACGTCAGATTGAATCAGTGGCAGAAGTATGGGACCTTGCTACCGAGCCAG TATATGGCCAGACACACATAATGTGCTATATTGGAGTGTGTTCGCTTATAGGCTCTTTATCG GTCATGAGTGTGAAAGCTGTTGGCATTGCTTTGAAACTTACTTTATCAGGAATGAATCAGCTAGTGTACCCCCAAACCTGGGTTTTTACGTTCATTTTTCTCCATTGTGTCATTACTCAGATGAACTATCTGAACAAG GCGCTAGACACATTTAACACTGCTGTTGTCTCACCCATATACTACACTATGTTCACAACTCTTACTATATTGGCAAGTGTGATCATGTTcaag GATTGGTCCGGACAGACTCCTGCGCAGATTGTCACAGAATTGTGTGGGTTTGTGACAATACTCTCCGGAACCTTTCTTCTCCACAAAACGAAAGACATGGTCGACG GTCCACCGACTCTGTCAGGGCGACTACCGAAGCACAGAACAGAAGAGGATGATCAGGAGGGCATCCCTTTGAGACGACAAGATCTGACAGTATGA
- the LOC122599048 gene encoding probable magnesium transporter NIPA4 isoform X2, which produces MIINCCLTTSTVVVGEIANFAAYAFAPAILVTPLGALSIIISAVLAYIILREKLHIFGVLGCALCVVGSTTIVLHAPQERQIESVAEVWDLATEPVYGQTHIMCYIGVCSLIGSLSVMSVKAVGIALKLTLSGMNQLVYPQTWVFTFIFLHCVITQMNYLNKALDTFNTAVVSPIYYTMFTTLTILASVIMFKDWSGQTPAQIVTELCGFVTILSGTFLLHKTKDMVDGPPTLSGRLPKHRTEEDDQEGIPLRRQDLTV; this is translated from the exons AtgatcatcaactgttgtttaACTACTTCAACAGTGGTTGTTGGAGAAATAGCAAATTTTGCAGCTTATGCTTTTGCACCGGCTATCCTGGTCACTCCTCTTGGGGCCCTCAGCATTATAATTAGTGCTGTACTTGCATATATAATATTGCGAGAGAAGCTACATATTTTTGGAGTTCTCGGTTGTGCTCTATGTGTCGTCGGTTCCACTACAATTGTTCTGCATGCTCCTCAGGAACGTCAGATTGAATCAGTGGCAGAAGTATGGGACCTTGCTACCGAGCCAG TATATGGCCAGACACACATAATGTGCTATATTGGAGTGTGTTCGCTTATAGGCTCTTTATCG GTCATGAGTGTGAAAGCTGTTGGCATTGCTTTGAAACTTACTTTATCAGGAATGAATCAGCTAGTGTACCCCCAAACCTGGGTTTTTACGTTCATTTTTCTCCATTGTGTCATTACTCAGATGAACTATCTGAACAAG GCGCTAGACACATTTAACACTGCTGTTGTCTCACCCATATACTACACTATGTTCACAACTCTTACTATATTGGCAAGTGTGATCATGTTcaag GATTGGTCCGGACAGACTCCTGCGCAGATTGTCACAGAATTGTGTGGGTTTGTGACAATACTCTCCGGAACCTTTCTTCTCCACAAAACGAAAGACATGGTCGACG GTCCACCGACTCTGTCAGGGCGACTACCGAAGCACAGAACAGAAGAGGATGATCAGGAGGGCATCCCTTTGAGACGACAAGATCTGACAGTATGA